A region of Stigmatopora nigra isolate UIUO_SnigA chromosome 6, RoL_Snig_1.1, whole genome shotgun sequence DNA encodes the following proteins:
- the prokr1a gene encoding prokineticin receptor 1a isoform X2 produces MNNSSQNLASNFMDYDSVDYEVPPEDIPDATRGPAFLAASVVIAASLVCIMVVCGAGNCAFIVSLLRDGKRRGLTDLLMANLAVSDTLVAAICCPLLLDYYVVSRLSWRHGSVACAAVNYLRTLSLHVSTNALLAIAVDRYAAIVHPLGPGLPSHTWYVVLVAVWGVPAVISIPSATMSSETEYPHGQSGAPKTFCAQIWPVEQRLMYRSYFLLVLALEFLVPVLVMAACYVRISKELWFKKVPGFQTLQIRKRLRKRRRTVLLLILVLLAYVVCWSPYYAFSLLRDFYPTVISRDRNALVVFYVVECVAMSNGVINTLCFISVRHKARKKAKSKQFIATPLVLFAARKSICDEARTSSLRVTEELEGGSHRS; encoded by the exons ATGAACAACAGCAGCCAGAATCTGGCCTCCAACTTTATGGACTACGACTCTGTGGACTACGAGGTGCCCCCGGAGGACATCCCGGACGCCACCCGCGGGCCCGCTTTCCTGGCGGCGAGCGTGGTCATCGCGGCTTCTCTGGTCTGTATCATGGTCGTGTGCGGGGCGGGCAACTGCGCCTTCATCGTCAGTCTTCTCCGTGACGGGAAGCGTCGCGGTCTGACCGACCTCTTGATGGCCAACCTTGCCGTGTCAGACACTCTAGTGGCGGCCATTTGTTGTCCTCTGCTTCTGGACTACTACGTAGTCAGTCGGCTGTCGTGGCGTCACGGTTCGGTCGCCTGCGCCGCCGTCAACTACCTGAGGACGCTGTCCCTGCACGTGTCCACCAACGCGCTGCTCGCCATCGCCGTAGACAG GTACGCCGCCATCGTGCACCCATTGGGACCAGGCTTGCCATCCCACACGTGGTATGTGGTGCTGGTGGCCGTGTGGGGGGTGCCGGCCGTCATCTCCATCCCGTCAGCCACCATGTCTTCGGAGACCGAGTACCCCCACGGGCAGAGCGGCGCCCCCAAGACCTTCTGTGCTCAGATTTGGCCCGTGGAGCAGCGACTCATGTACCGATCCTACTTCCTACTGGTCTTGGCTCTGGAGTTTTTGGTTCCGGTGTTGGTGATGGCGGCATGTTACGTCCGCATCTCCAAGGAGCTTTGGTTCAAGAAGGTTCCCGGTTTCCAGACTCTGCAGATCCGCAAGCGTCTTCGAAAGCGTAGACGGACGGTGCTGCTTCTCATACTAGTCCTACTGGCCTACGTGGTTTGCTGGAGTCCTTATTACGCATTCTCCCTGCTCAGGGATTTCTACCCGACCGTCATCTCCAGAGATAGAAACGCTCTGGTGGTTTTCTACGTGGTGGAGTGCGTGGCCATGAGCAACGGTGTCATCAACACGCTCTGTTTCATCAGCGTCCGACACAAAGCCAGGAAGAAGGCCAAGTCCAAACAGTTCATCGCGACCCCGCTGGTCCTATTTGCGGCCCGCAAGTCCATATGCGATGAGGCCCGGACTTCCTCACTCAGGGTCACTGAAGAGCTGGAAGGAGGCTCCCACAGGTCCTAA
- the prokr1a gene encoding prokineticin receptor 1a isoform X1 — MTFASYTYSEYKMNNSSQNLASNFMDYDSVDYEVPPEDIPDATRGPAFLAASVVIAASLVCIMVVCGAGNCAFIVSLLRDGKRRGLTDLLMANLAVSDTLVAAICCPLLLDYYVVSRLSWRHGSVACAAVNYLRTLSLHVSTNALLAIAVDRYAAIVHPLGPGLPSHTWYVVLVAVWGVPAVISIPSATMSSETEYPHGQSGAPKTFCAQIWPVEQRLMYRSYFLLVLALEFLVPVLVMAACYVRISKELWFKKVPGFQTLQIRKRLRKRRRTVLLLILVLLAYVVCWSPYYAFSLLRDFYPTVISRDRNALVVFYVVECVAMSNGVINTLCFISVRHKARKKAKSKQFIATPLVLFAARKSICDEARTSSLRVTEELEGGSHRS; from the exons ATGACGTTTGCCAGCTACACTTACAg TGAATACAAGATGAACAACAGCAGCCAGAATCTGGCCTCCAACTTTATGGACTACGACTCTGTGGACTACGAGGTGCCCCCGGAGGACATCCCGGACGCCACCCGCGGGCCCGCTTTCCTGGCGGCGAGCGTGGTCATCGCGGCTTCTCTGGTCTGTATCATGGTCGTGTGCGGGGCGGGCAACTGCGCCTTCATCGTCAGTCTTCTCCGTGACGGGAAGCGTCGCGGTCTGACCGACCTCTTGATGGCCAACCTTGCCGTGTCAGACACTCTAGTGGCGGCCATTTGTTGTCCTCTGCTTCTGGACTACTACGTAGTCAGTCGGCTGTCGTGGCGTCACGGTTCGGTCGCCTGCGCCGCCGTCAACTACCTGAGGACGCTGTCCCTGCACGTGTCCACCAACGCGCTGCTCGCCATCGCCGTAGACAG GTACGCCGCCATCGTGCACCCATTGGGACCAGGCTTGCCATCCCACACGTGGTATGTGGTGCTGGTGGCCGTGTGGGGGGTGCCGGCCGTCATCTCCATCCCGTCAGCCACCATGTCTTCGGAGACCGAGTACCCCCACGGGCAGAGCGGCGCCCCCAAGACCTTCTGTGCTCAGATTTGGCCCGTGGAGCAGCGACTCATGTACCGATCCTACTTCCTACTGGTCTTGGCTCTGGAGTTTTTGGTTCCGGTGTTGGTGATGGCGGCATGTTACGTCCGCATCTCCAAGGAGCTTTGGTTCAAGAAGGTTCCCGGTTTCCAGACTCTGCAGATCCGCAAGCGTCTTCGAAAGCGTAGACGGACGGTGCTGCTTCTCATACTAGTCCTACTGGCCTACGTGGTTTGCTGGAGTCCTTATTACGCATTCTCCCTGCTCAGGGATTTCTACCCGACCGTCATCTCCAGAGATAGAAACGCTCTGGTGGTTTTCTACGTGGTGGAGTGCGTGGCCATGAGCAACGGTGTCATCAACACGCTCTGTTTCATCAGCGTCCGACACAAAGCCAGGAAGAAGGCCAAGTCCAAACAGTTCATCGCGACCCCGCTGGTCCTATTTGCGGCCCGCAAGTCCATATGCGATGAGGCCCGGACTTCCTCACTCAGGGTCACTGAAGAGCTGGAAGGAGGCTCCCACAGGTCCTAA
- the LOC144197778 gene encoding mitochondrial import receptor subunit TOM20 homolog, with protein MMVGRTSAIAAGVCGALFVGYCIYFDRKRRSDPNFKNRLRDRRRKQKVAKERAGMAKLPDLKDSEAVQKFFLEEIQLGEELLAQGDYEKGVDHLTNAIAVCGQPQQLLQVLQQTLPPPVFQMLLTKLPTISQRIVTAQNLSEEDIE; from the exons ATGATGGTCGGCAGGACGAGCGCCATCGCGGCGGGGGTTTGCGGAGCTCTCTTCGTGGGATATTGCATTTATTTCGACCGGAAAAGACGCAGCGACCCCAACTTCAAGAACAGGCTGCGAGATC GGCGAAGGAAGCAGAAGGTGGCTAAAGAGCGAGCCGGGATGGCTAAG CTTCCTGACCTCAAAGACTCTGAAGCAGTCCAGAAGTTTTTCCTGGAGGAAATCCAGCTGGGGGAGGAGCTCCTGGCCCAAG GAGACTACGAGAAGGGCGTGGACCACCTGACCAATGCCATCGCCGTCTGCGGGCAGCCTCAGCAGTTGCTGCAGGTCCTTCAGCAGACGTTGCCACCTCCCGTCTTCCAGATGTTGCTCACTAAGCTGCCCACCATCAGTCAG CGTATCGTGACCGCGCAGAATCTGAGCGAGGAAGACATCGAGTGA
- the LOC144198662 gene encoding interferon regulatory factor 2-binding protein 2-B-like encodes MTATARRQSCFLCDLPRMPWAVVWDFSEAVCRGCVNYEGADRVEFVIDSARQLKRAHGLHEGRAGKPAAPKELHHSAGGELASSRYTLGERPPPRLGPEYQASAAGAARLVNGYSKANEPPELNRQSPTNPRRGEAMPLGLVPLLNVGLPHHHAAALVSSEMYRDRHMGDNMADKGKGVQILDTRFKNEHGCVSYEAPASYKTERSKNHRSLKRKASPEPDGATSKSNSTEAPPWSTHSSEEFGSVSAPLPLHEAITPPQNAQSPIAALPPATDITGAPKDGSRAQRNNGTPMGPGGDTGTQSGVPLCCTLCHERLEDTHFVQCPSVATHKFCFPCSCASIKNQDASGEVFCPSGGRCPLAGSDQPWAFMQDEIATILAVDVSVKKEQDS; translated from the exons ATGACTGCGACTGCTAGGCGCCAGTCGTGTTTCCTATGTGACCTGCCTCGCATGCCGTGGGCCGTTGTTTGGGACTTCAGCGAGGCGGTTTGCCGGGGATGCGTCAACTACGAGGGTGCCGACCGGGTCGAGTTTGTCATTGACAGCGCCCGCCAGCTCAAACGAGCTCACGGCCTCCACGAGGGCCGAGCGGGGAAGCCGGCTGCTCCCAAGGAACTTCACCACTCGGCCGGCGGGGAGCTCGCCTCCTCCCGCTACACGCTAGGCGAAAGGCCGCCGCCTCGCCTGGGCCCGGAGTACCAGGCATCGGCGGCCGGGGCAGCGAGGCTCGTCAACGGCTACTCCAAGGCCAACGAGCCCCCGGAGCTGAACCGCCAGAGCCCCACCAACCCACGGCGGGGCGAAGCGATGCCGCTCGGCCTTGTGCCGTTGCTCAACGTCGGCCTTCCGCACCACCACGCCGCTGCCCTGGTGTCCTCTGAGATGTACCGGGACAGACACATGGGTGACAACATGGCGGATAAGGGTAAGGGGGTGCAAATTCTCGACACCAGGTTCAAGAACGAACACGGGTGTGTGTCGTACGAAGCCCCCGCCTCATACAAGACAG AGAGGTCGAAGAACCACCGCAGCCTGAAGAGGAAGGCGTCCCCCGAGCCCGATGGCGCGACCTCCAAGTCAAACAGCACTGAGGCTCCACCCTGGTCGACCCACTCCAGTGAGGAGTTTGGTTCGGTTTCCGCGCCGCTTCCCCTCCACGAAGCCATCACACCACCTCAGAACGCCCAATCGCCCATCGCCGCGCTCCCCCCAGCCACAGACATCACAGGCGCACCCAAAGACGGGTCACGGGCACAGCGGAATAACGGAACCCCGATGGGGCCCGGGGGAGACACGGGGACGCAGAGCGGCGTTCCGCTCTGCTGCACGCTGTGCCACGAGCGCCTCGAGGACACGCATTTTGTCCAATGTCCGTCGGTGGCGACGCACAAGTTTTGCTTCCCGTGCTCTTGTGCCAGCATCAAGAACCAGGATGCCAGTGGGGAAGTGTTCTGCCCCAGTGGGGGGCGCTGTCCCCTAGCTGGGTCAGATCAGCCCTGGGCATTCATGCAAGATGAGATCGCAACCATCTTGGCCGTAGACGTCAGCGTAAAAAAGGAGCAGGACTCTTAA
- the LOC144198280 gene encoding cyclic AMP-dependent transcription factor ATF-4-like, whose protein sequence is MMLALEAVEALCSGPSFLLADPMGPLLDQDEEEVLSPSSSLGDEVPASPPLSLSLSPYHSLLSPPSPPPGHPSPCSFLEEKAGSDASPLPWLATADLLHDHVGVDHASDDAFASMDWMSEKIDLGDFDLECLIGSCSSEESPTSPEELLACIRSHDLDPEHFQAAPLEDEPEPLSISAEALIKSEPSSPATPPSPGFSESETDTKSPLAAILEPPPEVSPETSPPAPSDCDSDSGIESSAGSPRAKPYARPDATPAPSSQSPKAKVKSSSGAPKLVEKKLKKMEQNKTAATRYRQKKRVEQEQLSVKCEALETRNRELAERADAISREIQYLKDLMEEVRKHHRGKSNAAGAK, encoded by the exons ATGATGCTGGCCTTGGAGGCCGTGGAGGCCCTGTGCTCAG GGCCCTCGTTTCTGTTGGCTGACCCAATGGGGCCCCTTCTGGACCAAGATGAAGAGGAAGTGCTTTCACCCTCCTCCTCGCTGGGGGATGAGGTCCCCGcgtctccccccctctccctgtCCTTGTCCCCCTACCACAGCTTGCTGtcacccccctcccctcctcctGGTCACCCCTCGCCGTGCTCCTTCCTGGAAGAGAAGGCGGGCTCGGACGCGAGTCCTCTGCCCTGGCTGGCCACTGCCGACCTACTCCATGACCACGTGGGAGTGGACCATGCCTCAG ACGACGCCTTCGCGAGCATGGACTGGATGTCGGAAAAGATCGATCTCGGCGACTTCGATCTGGAGTGTCTCATTGGCTCCTGCTCGTCGGAGGAGTCTCCCACCTCACCTGAGGAGCTCCTAGCGTGCATTCGCTCCCACGATCTGGATCCAGAGCATTTCCAGGCGGCCCCCCTGGAAGATGAGCCCGAGCCCCTCTCCATCTCCGCGGAGGCGCTCATAAAGTCGGAGCCCTCCTCTCCGGCCACGCCTCCTTCACCAGGGTTCTCCGAGAGCGAGACGGACACCAAGTCGCCCCTCGCCGCCATTCTGGAGCCCCCGCCGGAGGTCTCTCCGGAAACCTCGCCACCGGCGCCCAGCGATTGCGACAGCGACTCCGGCATCGAGTCGTCCGCCGGCTCCCCCCGCGCCAAACCCTACGCCAGGCCCGACGCCACGCCCGCTCCTTCTTCCCAGTCTCCAAAAGCCAAGGTGAAGTCGTCATCGGGCGCCCCCAAGTTGGTTGAGAAGAAGCTGAAGAAAATGGAGCAGAACAAGACGGCCGCCACGCGCTACCGCCAGAAGAAGCGCGTGGAGCAGGAGCAGCTGAGCGTGAAGTGCGAGGCACTGGAAACCAGGAACCGAGAGCTGGCCGAACGGGCCGACGCCATCAGTCGAGAAATCCAGTACCTCAAAGATCTAATGGAGGAGGTCCGCAAGCACCATCGCGGAAAGTCCAACGCCGCGGGGGCCAAGTAG
- the rps19bp1 gene encoding active regulator of SIRT1 — translation MSASLIRRGLDFLNEDIKSAQKAKKKKEHAKTPTSAEAKALVSTNRQGVSRQVKRLQGRLGAPKSKATVKDKRVKSALDEIKKKKAQSKMAANLKYFTSKLFQKATDSDTIKIQKQHIGRLSRDHSVPVAKKPKEAKSVFTEEEFERFQEEYFGKTVEQKRK, via the exons ATGTCAGCGTCGTTGATCAGAAGAGGACTTGACTTTCTAAATGAGGACATTAAAA GTGCACAGAaggcaaagaagaaaaaagagcaTGCGAAGACTCCCACATCTGCTGAGGCTAAGGCTCTTGTGAGCACCAACCGCCAGGGCGTCTCCCGCCAGGTCAAACGGTTGCAGGGTCGTCTCGGAGCCCCCAAGAGCAAGGCAACTGTCAAGGATAAACGAGTTAAATCCGCCCTCG ATGagatcaaaaagaaaaaggcacaAAGTAAGATGGCGGCCAACCTCAAATACTTCACGAGCAAATTGTTCCAAAAGGCGACAGATTCGGACACAATAAAA ATCCAGAAACAACACATAGGAAGACTATCGCGTGATCACTCCGTGCCCGTTGCTAAAAAGCCCAAAGAGGCCAAGTCGGTGTTCACAGAGGAGGAGTTCGAGCGGTTTCAGGAGGAATATTTTGGCAAGACCGTGGAACAAAAACGCAAATAA
- the LOC144198327 gene encoding uncharacterized protein LOC144198327 has translation MQSTTVVFLLSLQLSVISNLQCPKHQHSSLICTNDYNRIITCFWNCSDECNCGSQSACSIKAHRIKANRPYKSTCLLQPVDVSVPSAGQACSLIFGMDGIFSSYHELKVQVNCSNLEMSYRPSCHVKLPPPGKPQINWTIISWEAKHAWMSRFDFQLEWKLADEPWNGASVHRELKSHNQSQLSLDQLIRGAKYEARVRVKSTEPELKCLWSDWSTPARWTSDVGVATQLPANPLWLVMGVTISGIAFTVFLAILLFKTDKTTWLYTFRKIRGPPLPDPGKSFLQNVGLLQQEKKWASPPFSTESLKSFMGPVDILLVKSVDCVEDGCPGSPLDCEGLQEKIETKTSKVNSQQWLPPPPLASLTSRNLKQCAPNSPYAPIRVLMDQVGETNDIRKLLDVLDSFTKENDKATLVISDYEEIEKHQSQPLGEDEESGNQPGDENRSLFGQFLTEGSIELSLDYECIHTAIFCADGSELLSADSSRKKETEGLEESLEEGEIEAPILLVKVPQCVEVPVLF, from the exons ATGCAGTCCActactgttgtttttcttttgtctcttcAATTGTCCGTCATCTCAAATCTGCAGTGTCCCAAACACCAACACAGCA gTTTGATCTGCACCAACGACTACAATCGAATCATTACATGTTTCTGGAATTGCTCGGACGAATGCAACTGCGGCAGCCAATCAGCATGCAGTATAAAAGCGCATCGTATTAAAGCTAA TCGTCCATACAAATCTACGTGTCTTCTCCAGCCAGTGGACGTGTCAGTACCTTCTGCAGGACAAGCCTGTTCACTCATCTTTGGCATGGATGGAATT TTTTCATCATACCATGAGCTGAAGGTGCAGGTCAACTGCTCCAACCTGGAGATGTCCTACAGGCCATCCTGTCATG TAAAACTACCTCCGCCAGGGAAACCGCAAATAAACTGGACCATCATTTCTTGGGAGGCCAAGCATGCATGGATGTCGCGGTTTGATTTTCAGCTGGAGTGGAAGCTTGCAGATGAGCCTTGGAAT GGAGCCTCAGTCCACAGAGAGCTCAAATCCCACAATCAGTCCCAGCTGAGCCTGGACCAATTGATACGAGGCGCAAAGTACGAGGCTCGCGTTCGAGTCAAGAGTACGGAACCGGAGTTGAAATGCCTGTGGAGCGACTGGAGCACCCCCGCACGCTGGACGTCTGATGTTGGAGTTGCCACACAGCTGCCTGCAA ACCCCCTATGGCTGGTTATGGGGGTGACCATCTCAGGAATAGCCTTTACAGTTTTTCTCGCTATTCTTCTATTCAAGACAGACAAGACCACCTG GTTATACACCTTCAGGAAGATTCGAGGTCCACCACTTCCAGATCCTGGAAAATCCTTCCTGCAGAATGTTGGTTTACTACAGCAAGAAAAA AAATGGGCGAGTCCCCCTTTCAGTACCGAGTCTTTAAAGTCCTTCATGGGGCCGGTGGACATCCTCCTGGTGAAATCTGTTGATTGTGTTGAAGATGGATGTCCTGGAAGCCCTTTGGACTGTGAAGGTCTACAAGAGAAGATAGAGACAAAGACCAGCAAAGTCAACTCCCAGCAGTGGCTACCTCCTCCACCTCTGGCTTCTCTCACTTCAAGGAACTTGAAGCAATGCGCCCCCAATTCACCCTACGCTCCCATTAGGGTTCTCATGGATCAAGTTGGTGAGACAAATGACATTCGGAAACTCTTGGACGTGCTAGATTCCTTCACCAAAGAAAACGACAAAGCTACCTTAGTTATTTCAGACTACGAGGAGATCGAAAAACATCAGAGTCAGCCTTTGGGAGAAGATGAAGAGTCAGGAAATCAACCTGGAGATGAAAATAGATCTCTGTTTGGACAATTTTTGACCGAAGGCTCCATTGAGCTGAGTTTGGACTATGAATGTATACATACGGCTATATTCTGCGCCGACGGGTCCGAACTCCTCAGTGCTGATTCCAGTAGGAAGAAGGAGACTGAAGGCCTGGAGGAGAGCTTGGAGGAAGGAGAAATTGAAGCCCCCATCCTTCTGGTAAAGGTGCCACAGTGTGTTGAGGTTCCtgtattattttga